The genomic region CCCTTATCATCAACTGATAATATTTCAATGGTCAAAAGAGATAATTCGGAAACCTCCATGTTCTGAAGAAAAGCTGAATTACTTATATAAATATACTGAGGTTTATTAGAGACCTTGCCATTAGTGTCTTTTAATAATTCTACTTCAAGGGAAGTGATTTCAAAATAGGGATCTTCTCTACTTTCATCAAAGCCCAACCAACGGATTCTGAGTTTTTCAGGACGACAATTTCTATCAAATAGTTTTTGGGATTTCATATACCCTGGATAGATAGCTATAACTCTAGGTATGGCATTGAGATTGACATCAAAAGTAATCGTCTGTCCTTCCCCTTTTCCCTCTACACCTTCAATCCAGGCAGAAGAGGAATCTCCATCCACTAGTCTATC from Spirochaeta cellobiosiphila DSM 17781 harbors:
- a CDS encoding NADase-type glycan-binding domain-containing protein — encoded protein: MRTISFVIISLLLVITVEAQDSKVRYNLDYIESFDGVMTEYYSPRLIPVDTPDVSSTLGNYTADRLVDGDSSSAWIEGVEGKGEGQTITFDVNLNAIPRVIAIYPGYMKSQKLFDRNCRPEKLRIRWLGFDESREDPYFEITSLEVELLKDTNGKVSNKPQYIYISNSAFLQNMEVSELSLLTIEILSVDDKGAIDPDMAISEIQLYSEGDFVKSSM